One segment of Rhinatrema bivittatum chromosome 14, aRhiBiv1.1, whole genome shotgun sequence DNA contains the following:
- the LOC115076265 gene encoding parvalbumin, thymic CPV3-like translates to MSLTSVLSASDIAAALRECQAPESFSYKKFFQTCGLTKKTPCQIKEVFGVLDNDNSGFIEEDELKFFLQRFDAGARVLTSSETKAFMSAIDHDGDGKIGADEFQEVVLS, encoded by the exons ATGAGCCTGACCAGCGTTCTCAGCGCCTCTGATATTGCAGCTGCTCTGAGAGAGTGTCAAG CACCAGAGTCCTTTAGCTACAAAAAATTCTTCCAAACCTGTGGCTTGACCAAGAAGACACCCTGCCAAATAAAGGAGGTCTTCGGCGTGCTGGATAACGACAATAGCGGCTTCATCGAGGAGGATGAACTGAA GTTCTTTCTTCAGCGTTTTGATGCTGGAGCCAGGGTTTTAACCAGCAGTGAAACCAAGGCATTCATGTCAGCAATAGACCACGATGGAGATGGTAAAATAGGCGCTGATG AGTTCCAGGAGGTGGTACTCTCTTAA